AGGGTAGGAGGATTCAGAATAATATGCGAGTGTAAAACATCTTGAGATTTTAGTATTctgtcaaacttttttttattataaatacctACAGGCTCAGATAACAAAAACAAGTTCTCTCACCTACAATCAGAACTGCATTCCTCTTGGGGCAACCAGAAACCTTCAAGCCAGTGCAGTTCCAGCTGCACCATAAGGTGGGACACAGATCGAGGGACACCGTACAGCCAAATGTGTTGACCAAATCCAACCAAAAGCAGCAGGATAGATGGGAAAATACAGAAGAGTGCAAAGCTCTTTGCTCTTGTCtagcaaacacaacaacaaaaataaaacagctttaatttaccttcgtgaaaataacacacattacagaGGTCACCTACTTAGTAATTGGGTACCATTTTTTCATTCCAAAAGTTATTCATGTTTATACTccagcactgttgaattctcaaatctgacaCCGTGGTCAGTGCTTTTTAAAAGTCAGTTCATTGTCCATTGTCCTAAGTCTGCAGAGTTTACTTCGATTACACAGTAACATTTTCTTGTCTTGTTAAGTTTAGGTTTGTAAgggaacgactgtttatagctactaCAATATGAGTGGTGATAAGAACTAACTTGTCTCACAGTCATTCCACAACAAGAAACTACAAACTGggccttttttaaataaataaaatggaaaatttaTTCATTGACagattgctgtggtgtaagaggaaatAATACACTCCGGTGGATGCTCTTATTAGAATATAATCCTCAATGTAACAAATACTTTAGATCATACACTCACCGATGTGCTGTGTTTTGGTTTTGCTTTTGAACGGCCTGTTTGGCTCCTTGTAGGCACATCATTTTGCTGCGAAAAAGTTTCAGGAGACACATCGACGCAAAGCTTTTTAGTGTCTTTTAATCCTGAAAACTGCTTTTGGGCATCCTCCAGGATTGATGCTGGTGGTATTTCTTTTTCAAGCCTCTCCTTCAATTCATCTCCAATATCCTGCATAAATTCGCTGAGTTTTTGTTCCAGATTATCCTGAATAACAGCATGTGACTGTTGCTTGTCTTTTGACTGAAACTCTGTATTTGCATCCAGAGGCTCTGCAGGTGGTTCTGAGGCTGAACCTGTGTCATGGGACTCTGATTCTTCTCTAAGACTCGGTCGGTGAAGTGCTTCCTTAAGACCTTCGTTATCATTTGGATCAGAAACCTGGTTTCCTTCATGTGGTATTGATGTAGACTCTGAAGTTTCAGACTGGATGGGATCTGACATACCTGCCACAGAGAGATCAtcagtgctgtgtgagtgtatgcgagTTGACAGAATAGGCAAGGCTGTTTCTCTTTCACCAAACACTGGCGATTTTGTTCGCAAATTCTCTCCAGAGCTGatccctttctctttcatttgaCATTCTCTACTTGATCCTTCAGGCTTTAATGGCAGCTGTGACTCTGCAATTTGGGTAGTGGTTCGCTTGCGAGTCAGCGAGCTTTGGAAAGTGGGGATACGTGAGGAAGGTTTTCCAGCTTTTCGTGAATCCTCCCCCTCTGTCTTCTTTTCAGTGCTCTTTTCATCTTCATTCTCCTTTAAAATCTGGTCTGCAGATGTCGCAATATGGATATCTTCAGTTTCCTATAATGATAATTTAAAGTTTGCACATCCAGTTATTTCATTTGGTAAAATGCcacattaattattaaacatataaAGATTGGACAAAGAGTGGTGCAGGACTGGTCTGCATCAGACCACACCTTTAACGTTTAATGCATAAAAGACCAATCAAAATGAACGAAAAAttggaaaacaaacaacaatgcACTTAGTTCAGTGGTAAAGATTTGCTTTAGCATGGCTAGCTAGCTTATGGGTTTTAAACAGAATGAGCTAAAATTCGTTAAAATAGCTAACAAGATTAGCTGGATGcacacagctaaaaaaaacaaaacaattattaaCTTACCATTATTTGAGCCACTAACTGACAGCTCAATTTACAGGACTGTCTATTACTACTAATCTAATCAAAGTACCAGGTTTTGGCTTCAGTGCTAGCTTTAGCTGATTAGCTAACTGTAATTTTATGGTACTAAGAGCTAAAGCCGTTAGCAAGAATGCTACATATGGAAACAAGTCGCtctccgtctctttctctctttcttcctttctgctACGTGGCTGCGGTTcagttttgagagagagagagagagagagagagagagagagagagagagagagagagagaacctcgCCTACTTACACTTAAACACCCACCTCTGAAAAACTGTAAATATGTCTGAGTCGTGATGAGCGCCGCACTGCAgcgtgtgtttgtttgcgtgCAGCTCGTCGTCCCATCTGAacaaaaataaccaaataaCCACGTTAATCAAAGACGAACACGGTTTGTAATCTCTGTAAAAGTATGTGAATATGCCGCTATAAAATGAGATCAGAGCTCGAGGGATTGTGTTGATTTTTAAACACAGGGGTGAACCGATACACGACGCGTAAACCGAATGTAAACAGTTTATGAGCCAAAATTGAAGCAGCCGCGGTTTCCGGTCCTCACTTTCCATTGGTGCTGTGAGTGAGGGACTGGTTCATCACTGCAGTCCATCTCCTCTAGAGGGCGACGTAGAGCTCActccagtttatttgtttacacgCTGATTCGATTTTGTACACAGCAAAATTACAGCAGTAACAATGgaagcaggggcggttctagacctttttagggtggcttcagcccccctgtctgtgatctcagccaccctaaaactaaaagtagaatttttactttcataaataaacaataaaaattacgttaaaatgcaggacatgtcgtcgatgggaaagaaatttatttatcagtttgatccaagagcgatttttttattttgcttttacgcacatgcgttgtagtctttcaaaagtgcgtcatcagctgtctgctttatttgaacggagaagcacaggcacgcgcagcgtgcacgcgcagtcagagctggaggcacttatctataacgttaatcggcgcaaagacggcaaccaaaagcagtgaaattcactattcttattaccagagttgatagcacaaacaaaatattaatgcaaaaaatccattcaatactaaataaaaataacatttaatgatttggtctttgtcttgtgatttttttttattaatgactgcattcattggacacactctTCGtagaaaatgcacacatacatgaactgatttgattcaagactggcatcattacatcatgcataaaatgttggtgtccacttttgccattttaaataataccataacttttggcttactatgtagtcatataatatctaatataaaactcttcttgttttaaattctcactgagggctaaagcccctaaagatgaaatcctagaactggCCTGACatacaagagagagagagaatctaaaGATTTAATCTATCAACATCATCATATTTaactttctgttattttataacTTAATTTTACCGTTTTATGTTCAATTAAATTTCATTAAGGGCTTgaatatgaacatgaacataaaaattaaccatgaataaaatatgttatATGTGTAACGTAATAATTCTGTGGATCCTGTTTCTAAAAATATCCTGCAAAATGCCTTTATTCTTACAACAATGcagcaaataaaatatattaagatTATCATGGTGTCCACTATAATGGATATTTATAAGTGGGCTAGTATTTTAACTAGCTCTCACACCTGCaatgtggtggtgatggtggggGGTATTATTGTAGACACAAATTATATTACTAaatcttttgtttctataaGTTGTAAAACATTGTTTTGCAGTAGTAGAAGTCGATTCTGTAGACAGGAAGAAGAAATAGTTAACCTCAAAATTAACAAATTAGGTACCACTGGAAAGCCCAGAATGTCATGTTTAGTGTGCAAAGGGAAGTCACAAGGTAActcacacgagagagagagagagagagagagagagagagagagagagagagagagagacagacagagagagacagacagagagagaaagagagacagagagagcgagagagagacagacagaaagagagaaggagagagagagagagagagagagagagcgcgagcaagagagagtgagagtgagagagagagagagagagagagagagagagagagagagaaatctgaaAATATTTGTGCCCCTTAGttccagaaaaagaaaattctattctattctattctattctattctattctataccGTACTGTACCAATAGAGGGCGAAACTTTAACACACAGAAATCTGTGCCATTAGTTTCTGGTTGACGCGAACTGAGAACCCCGAGGAAGTAAACCGGACTTCACTGTGACAGCTGATTTTCCCCTAAGACACGGTGAGATTGTTTCACATTTTACTTTGGTTTAATAAcgacaataaaacatttcaccGGAGATTTGTGTGACTCGGAATAGCTTTATCAGCTAACGGATAGCTCGATCTTATCTTAGCAAAGTTAGCTTAATGTTTGTAGCAAAATAGCTAGCTGTGTTTACCTcagttgttgctgctgctgttgttgttgttggtaaGGAAATGTTATATAGCGAGATATCTTTTGCGGAGATCCATTAAATCTCGCTGATCGGACAACCATCATAaatattatttgtgttattcGTAGTTTACAGCTAGTTTCGAGTAGCTTTTCAAGCAGAACATTATGTAGTCGTTTTGCTAATGTACCGAGTATAACTTTGTACTTTCGGTTTATCCCACATAGGCACTGTTGAGTATTTTGATcgttttatctttcttttacaGGTTTGGACCTCAACTTTGCTTGGATCAGATCCTTAGTCCATTGCCTCTGTCATGAAAGTCTTACATCAACACCTAATGTATTTCTAAAGAGTGTTGTGGGATTAGATCCTAATACTCCTTGGATATCTAACGGAAATGATTGATCTTTTCTTGAGATAgacttaacaaaaacaaaaacaaagtccATACGTTTAAGGGCTTCTCAGCACTATGAACCGAATACATCTGTTCATGTAGACAGCtggtctctttttatttatccagTTTATATCATTTCCACTTAGTTTtggtttatttctctttatgcCATGGAGGTTACACCAACTGATTCCAACTCTTCCATTCCTCCACCTTTCCCAATAAGGCCAGCTATGGCTCCATCTGTACAGCTTGGAGTCACCATACTTTACACTTGCTTGTATGGAGCTCTGTTCTGGATCGTATACATCCAGCTctggttattgttattatatcgCCATAAGAGATGGAGCTACCAGAGTGTTTTTCTATTCCTCTGCCTGTTTTGGGCAGCCCTTCGAACtactttgttttcattttactttGGTGATGCTGTTGCTGCCAACCACTTGCCAACTCCGATATATTGGCTCCTCTACTGTTGCCCAGTGTGCCTCCAGTTCTTTACTCTGAGCCTCATCAATCTCTATTTTACACAGGTAAGACATATGCAAACATTCAGAACTATCCCTCATTTCTTGTTTGAACATTGTTTCAGTTTTTGTATTGTCCTATGTTAACAGGTCTTGCTCAAAGTTAGAGACCTGTTTAGTATCGAACCCAGAAGAGGATTGTGAGTAACTttatgatttcatttttttttcttttctaaaaagCTGCCTTATGTGTGATCCAAGATGACCCAACTTTTTAAGGGTCCTATTTAaagagttttctttttctctcaggcTTTTGGCCCGCTGTGCATATGCAGCCATGAGTGTGGTCTTCTTATGTGTCAATGTGGTATGTGCCAGCCTCGGGGAGCGAGGGGATAGAGGTTGGGCCAGGAACAAAACATGGACATTGGTTCTAGTTCGCGTCTTGGTAAATGACCTTCTTTTCATAATCGAGGCTGTGTGCCTGGCCACTTCGCTGCTTATCCTGACCCGATTCTCTCCCACTACCAGCCCTTATTTAAACAGTAAGGTACAATAAACTTAAATTATCACTTTGTATGTTTGTAAGATttgatattataataataaagttaaattGGGAGCAATTTTGAATTTACTGACAGAACATAGTGTCCATATTTTGTGTCCATCCACAATACATTGTCCTCTTTTGTATTGCAGGGTACAAGCCTTTGGAGGACAGCTGTGCTTGGAGCAGGTGTGATCCTTCTCTTCTCAAGCAGAGCATGCTATAACCTTACTGTACTCATCTTGTCACAGAATTACAAGGTGGAGTCCTTTGGCTTTGACTGGTACAACATCTCAGATCAGGTATTGAAGCTTGACGGATTTATGAAGTGAAATCATGATGGAAATGCATTCGAATATTTTGAAGAGCCATTTTTACTTCTGTTTTCCCCCAAGGCTGATCTTCGTAATGATCTTGGAGACATGGGCTACATTATTTTCGGAGCCATTCTTTTCATATGGGAGCTCCTGCCCACAAGCATGCTCATTCTCATCTTCAGAGTGCCACGTCCTCCTAAAGAAATGGTTAGCTTTTCTTCTGTTAACAGTAATAGCAGACCTTCTTGCCTTAACAAATTTTGCTTAGAAACCCTGCATTTTAACAATGGGATGAAAGTAAAAGTAAGTTTAACTTATGACTCAAATTAACAGcataagaataaatgaataaagatggCAGAAGAAATAATCATCACATGACTCTCGTTAAATAATTAGAAATTGTATTGGTGCTTTGAACTCTACAACTACGATTAACTGGCGCCTCCAAGAAGCgctgtctccttctctcccaATTTGTCTCGCCatgtcagtttttattttaattcacctTTCCCTGTTGAAAGATGGGGCAGTGTACAGAAACTCCAGTATGTACTTCTGTACTTGGTCTAGCATTTTTATACCGTGCCCATTCAGTGCAAGTCTGTATTGTTCTGttaatgcttttttaaaaaaaaaaaaaaaaaatcagatttaaatgcTTTTCAGAACTGTAGTCCTGTTATCAACACAAGGGCCTCACGCTCATATTTCTTTGATGATCCACGAGGGATAGATGGCGATGCAAATGCTTGGTCACACGGCATACGGCCTAACAGCAGGTATAGTACCACTGACAGTTACACAACGCTGTCACACTCCTACTTTTACTAGTAGCGAGGGATTGTTTGTGCAGAATACAAACTATTTCACCAGGATGCCTTCAAGGTAGACGCAAGAGTAAGAATAATCAGTAGAATAATaatcacttaaaaaaacattttgtatttctaACAGCTGGTTTGGCTCCAGTGAGACGACTCCGCTGTTGTTCAACAGAGCAGATCAGACAAACCAGCATCACTCTCTCTACTCCACCCCACAAACCTGAGTGCTCAACAGAAGGGGTTTTGGGATTTGAGATTGAATATTCTCAGGCAATAATGCATCATTACCTCTGCCTATGAAGTCTCCTAGGTGATATTTGCACTGAAACCTGGTGTACACGCTTGCACATTCCATTTTCATGCTTGTAATTTAATAACTATAGCAGCATTTTAAGGAGCCTCTCTCCTGTTTACATAAATAAGGACCACtaaagggctttttttttttgttttgtttaagaaatgaagagaaaccaTATTAGAAATGTTGACTGGAGTGCTTAATGTGCAAGTGTTTTTTCAGacttattttaaatgcttttaatatgaacaattttaagtgtttattttttttcctgtacttTAATTTAATTGCATTATAACATGAGATTCCTAATGAAGATATGTTATGActaattatttttacataattttcttttgtgGAATTTAAAAAACGACAACTGTGAGTTTATTGAGTGATTTATTCTGCATTATTTACAGATCTTCCtattaaaatactttatacagtatgtacagtttGTTAATTTATGCCACTCGACGGTAAATTCTCCCCATCAAAGCAAAGAtcagatctgaaaaaaagagctagaaataatgaaaagacaaacagtacaaaaaaaaaaatctattttcaaCAATAATATTTCAATGTTCATTTTGTGGGCTTGCAGAAAAGTGtgattatattaaaaagaaaacaaaaacaaaaaaaaaaccagatgAACTATGAATGTTAAAAAGATTTTGCTTCGGATGCATTATTAATTCCGCATATATCAATGTGGAATCCACTCTTCTGTCTGTGAATCTCCTTAGACATCATCCAAAGTTTCTAAGTGACCAACATAAGAGCCCACTGTGAAACAACTTAATAGCTCAAGCACCCACAATGCCAAAGCAGGGTAACATGAGGAGACTTTCTACTGTATAAAGTCCTTTGTCAAAATGCAATGCCTGGACTGCTGGTTGAAGAATCATTGGTCCAGAGGTGGTGTGGTGTCCAGCTTGCGTAGGCGGCGGCGTCTCAGTTCAGCAGCGCTTGGCTCTCCGTCCACCTCTGCCACTTCTTCCTCCACCTTCTCAACTTCTGTAGTGGAATCTGGTTGGGAAAATCCAGTAGCTCCACTGACAGAACCAGCTACAGggatcaaaaataataaaatatgtatcaCAAATGATTTAGTTACTTCAAGCAGAAGTTGCTGAGTTGATTAATTCGCTCTCACTGATTTGTGATCCACTCTCTTGGGTGGAAGCTTCAGTTTTTCCTGATCCACTCGTTTCACTAGCGTTGCTCTCTGCTCGAGGAGGACTGGTGAAGAGCAGGGaacggggaaaaaaaagattaataggGTACAATTGATGAGTACTTCTGTTTTAGTCTGTTTAGCATTTTTCGGAATTCCACCAAAAGGTATTTGTGTACCTGAGCGAAGCGACAGTCGTGAGGTAATGGTGGATATTAAGCATGGCAGCATCCAGCAGTGTGTGGATGTTCTGAAGGCACTGCAGTCTGGCCTCCAGACCACGGCGGCCTTCCTGCTCCAACTCCCTCAGTTCTTCCTCTGACATTGTGGACAGAGATGGTGGGGGCGGAGGCATCGTTGACACTAATGGACAAATAGAGGGACGAATAAGCTTATATAGTTAAATATCTTCATAGTTACAAACAAGTAAAGTCTACAAGATTTAGTTTTGatcatatacattatattacattgaaaaacagaaagattttttttccttccctagTTTGACATATTACCAccagatatatatttatttgttcatcttCAGAAACCCTTTATCCTTGCCAGGGTCACAGTAAATTAAGAGCCTATCACAGGCTCAGTGTGCACAAGGCAGGAATTAACCTCGGATACAATTCCGGTCCATTTCAAGGCACACAGATTTACACCCAACGCAAATTTCACATAGCCAATCTATCCAAGGCCATGTTTTTGGCAGGTTAGAGGTAACATGTAGAGGTAACAAAAACTCCACCCAGACAGTAAGCTGAGTTTAAGATCAAAATAGAGATACGACATTGTGCTTTCACTAGAGATAATGACCTCACAGAATGCTTCAAGTATAAACCAGCTTGGTTGGTTGTGGCATACTCACTgaaaggtggaggaggaggcaTGGGCAACCATGGTGCTGATGGAAATGGAGGGGGCATAGAAAAGGGGAAGCCAGGCACTCCAGGCACAGgagctgcagcagcagcagcagcaccatcTGCACCAGTCTGGCTTGAGCTACTTGCTCCTGATTCTGCATATTCAATGTGTAAACATGGCATTCATAAAAATCTGGTCTTTTCCTCGTTTTATGAAATGCACCAAGATTTGTTTACAACTAGCTAACAAACatgcattaaaatgtgtttatttgtgaataATTGTGGAGCACAATCCCTAGTCTGATCATTTCTAGCACTGTCACTCACAGAGTCGGGTACTGTGAACACCACAGATCCATGAAATACAGCTAGGGGCCGTAACGATGGAGGAGCTACTCTTAATTAGTTGTTGTGGTTATGGGGCTAATTGACTAATTACTTGAACTAAAGATGTTTATCTCCTTTATAATACTCTCACCTGCCCCTGATGTTTGGATCGCATCTGCACTGGTCTGTGGCGTGCTGGAGGCTGCCTGAGCAGCAGGAGGAGCAGCAGGAGGAACTGCACC
The Tachysurus vachellii isolate PV-2020 chromosome 13, HZAU_Pvac_v1, whole genome shotgun sequence genome window above contains:
- the gpr137 gene encoding integral membrane protein GPR137 — encoded protein: MEVTPTDSNSSIPPPFPIRPAMAPSVQLGVTILYTCLYGALFWIVYIQLWLLLLYRHKRWSYQSVFLFLCLFWAALRTTLFSFYFGDAVAANHLPTPIYWLLYCCPVCLQFFTLSLINLYFTQVLLKVRDLFSIEPRRGLLLARCAYAAMSVVFLCVNVVCASLGERGDRGWARNKTWTLVLVRVLVNDLLFIIEAVCLATSLLILTRFSPTTSPYLNSKGTSLWRTAVLGAGVILLFSSRACYNLTVLILSQNYKVESFGFDWYNISDQADLRNDLGDMGYIIFGAILFIWELLPTSMLILIFRVPRPPKEMNCSPVINTRASRSYFFDDPRGIDGDANAWSHGIRPNSSWFGSSETTPLLFNRADQTNQHHSLYSTPQT